The Mycobacterium paragordonae genome includes a region encoding these proteins:
- the eccD gene encoding type VII secretion integral membrane protein EccD, with protein MTGVSELRRVRVVSAAPDHIRVSVFGGRTQLDIALPLDVPVSGFVPEVARLISSRDAEEDSKDERRTFWVLSRFHSGAELRPDQTLRDAGVVNGELLRLTPRQALTPPTLYDDVVDAVGRLNKSAYAAWDSVSARWMAFAGGHLASLAMVYCLIAATGAVNRYLIVGVAGAVVLALVGGATMAHRSYGLHDVAAALGSAAIPITAGIAFAVLGQYGYSGLAAACGSVSVLCAVYDRVIGTGRWAYLAAALTFGLVGVVLVARALHARADIVTVTGAVVATLGCLVVRRLTSRLGRFETPTVTVETKREDWDFENPFEPSAATDNGDSGTAMPTAEAVWNRAKSASVTRAGLLTGLAAAAAVCVMLLLRTVVDWPAVVFALAVAAALALRSRTFHSWFERAAVAIPAVVILVSTCVTAQNGSAPMPLAALGVLLSVAVGAACAGLMMPTNGAPRRVDTLLSYADYLAAGSLIPLALWVVGVYQRLGI; from the coding sequence GTGACCGGCGTCAGTGAACTGAGACGGGTCCGGGTGGTCTCGGCCGCCCCCGATCACATCCGGGTGTCGGTCTTTGGAGGCCGGACGCAGCTGGATATCGCACTGCCACTTGATGTTCCGGTGTCCGGTTTCGTCCCCGAAGTGGCGCGCCTGATCAGTTCCCGCGACGCAGAAGAGGACTCGAAGGACGAGCGCCGGACGTTCTGGGTGCTCAGCCGTTTCCACAGCGGTGCCGAGCTGCGACCCGACCAGACGCTGCGTGATGCCGGGGTGGTCAACGGGGAGCTGCTGCGGCTTACGCCGCGACAGGCGCTGACGCCGCCCACCCTCTACGACGATGTAGTGGACGCGGTCGGCCGCTTGAACAAATCCGCCTATGCCGCTTGGGATTCGGTGTCGGCGCGCTGGATGGCGTTCGCCGGGGGGCATCTGGCTTCGCTAGCGATGGTCTACTGTTTGATCGCTGCGACCGGCGCGGTGAATCGGTACCTGATCGTCGGTGTGGCCGGCGCGGTGGTGCTGGCGCTGGTCGGCGGGGCCACGATGGCGCACCGCTCGTACGGCTTGCACGATGTGGCCGCGGCGCTGGGGTCGGCGGCGATTCCGATCACGGCCGGGATCGCCTTCGCGGTGCTGGGCCAGTACGGCTACTCAGGGCTGGCCGCTGCCTGCGGGTCGGTGTCGGTGCTGTGCGCGGTGTACGACCGGGTGATCGGGACGGGGCGCTGGGCGTATCTGGCCGCAGCATTGACGTTCGGGTTGGTCGGTGTCGTGCTGGTGGCTCGCGCCCTGCACGCTCGTGCCGACATCGTCACCGTGACCGGAGCGGTGGTGGCGACGCTCGGATGTCTGGTGGTGCGGCGGTTGACGTCACGGCTGGGGCGGTTCGAGACCCCGACCGTCACCGTCGAAACCAAGCGCGAGGACTGGGATTTCGAGAATCCGTTCGAGCCGTCGGCCGCGACCGACAACGGAGATTCGGGAACTGCGATGCCGACCGCGGAAGCGGTGTGGAACAGGGCTAAGTCCGCTTCGGTCACGCGAGCGGGGCTGCTGACCGGATTGGCCGCGGCCGCAGCGGTTTGTGTGATGTTGCTGCTGCGCACCGTCGTCGACTGGCCTGCGGTCGTGTTCGCGCTGGCGGTCGCCGCCGCGCTGGCGTTGCGCAGCCGGACGTTCCACAGCTGGTTCGAACGCGCCGCGGTGGCGATTCCGGCCGTGGTGATTCTGGTGAGCACCTGTGTGACGGCGCAGAACGGATCAGCGCCCATGCCGCTGGCGGCGCTCGGCGTGCTGCTGTCCGTCGCGGTGGGTGCCGCGTGCGCCGGCCTGATGATGCCGACCAACGGCGCGCCGCGTCGAGTGGACACGCTCCTTTCCTATGCGGATTACCTGGCGGCCGGATCGCTGATCCCGTTGGCGCTCTGGGTGGTGGGCGTCTACCAGCGCCTGGGAATCTGA
- the mycP gene encoding type VII secretion-associated serine protease mycosin — MNRFVAVLGAVLLTVLADPVPAWAIQPPVVEPGPPPNGPVGPPEPTDLKAICGVPTGVLPQTDFTLQTSAEAMLNYTAAWRFSRGAGQKVAVIDTGVNRHPRLPLLEGGGDYVSNSDGLQDCDAHGTLVAGLIAGAPSPADGFAGVAPEATILSIRQNSTVYGIKEGGSGQANDPNANSPGYGNTVTLAYAITRAVNLGATVINLSEVACSPVGGGLDDAQLGRAVRYAYERNVVVVAAAGNFNNQGLCKAQNAMPDPNMPLKSGWDSVRTIASPAWFSDYVLTVGALTTSGEPADFSLHGPWVGVAAPGERIISLDSGGPGLINAVMSQQGLAPINGTSFAAPFVSGVVALIRSRFPELNAGQVIDLVKRTAHTPGAGPNEATGYGVVDPIAALTYRLPAPNEAPNPEAAKPIAGRPHVDPGSQRARIIVLSVTAGAVALAAVAWAFSVARRRRESGQPKLRR, encoded by the coding sequence ATGAACCGGTTCGTTGCGGTCCTGGGCGCGGTGCTGCTGACGGTGCTGGCCGATCCCGTGCCGGCATGGGCGATTCAGCCGCCGGTCGTCGAACCCGGACCGCCACCCAACGGCCCGGTGGGTCCCCCTGAGCCGACCGACCTCAAAGCGATCTGCGGAGTCCCGACCGGGGTACTGCCGCAAACCGACTTCACCCTGCAGACCAGCGCCGAGGCCATGCTGAACTACACCGCCGCCTGGCGGTTCTCCCGCGGCGCCGGCCAGAAGGTCGCGGTGATCGACACCGGGGTGAACCGGCACCCACGGTTGCCGCTGTTGGAGGGCGGCGGCGACTACGTGTCCAATTCCGACGGCCTGCAGGACTGCGACGCCCACGGAACCTTGGTGGCAGGGCTCATCGCCGGTGCGCCCAGCCCGGCCGACGGCTTCGCGGGGGTCGCGCCCGAGGCGACGATCCTCTCGATCCGCCAGAACAGCACCGTCTACGGCATCAAAGAGGGCGGTTCCGGCCAGGCCAACGACCCCAACGCCAACTCGCCGGGCTACGGCAACACCGTCACGCTGGCGTACGCGATCACGCGGGCGGTCAATCTGGGCGCCACCGTCATCAACCTGTCCGAGGTGGCGTGCAGCCCGGTCGGTGGCGGCTTGGACGACGCTCAACTCGGGCGCGCGGTGCGCTACGCCTACGAGCGCAACGTGGTGGTGGTGGCCGCGGCGGGCAACTTCAACAACCAGGGACTGTGCAAGGCCCAGAATGCGATGCCCGACCCGAACATGCCGCTGAAGAGCGGATGGGATTCGGTGCGCACCATCGCCAGCCCGGCCTGGTTCAGCGACTACGTGCTGACCGTCGGGGCGCTGACGACGTCCGGGGAGCCCGCCGATTTCAGCCTGCACGGTCCCTGGGTAGGCGTGGCGGCGCCGGGCGAACGGATCATCTCGCTGGACTCCGGCGGTCCCGGACTGATCAATGCCGTGATGAGCCAGCAAGGATTGGCGCCGATCAACGGCACCAGCTTCGCGGCGCCGTTCGTGTCCGGTGTGGTGGCTCTGATCCGATCCCGCTTTCCCGAACTGAACGCCGGTCAGGTGATCGATCTGGTCAAGCGCACCGCCCATACCCCGGGTGCCGGCCCCAACGAGGCCACCGGGTACGGCGTCGTCGACCCGATAGCCGCGTTGACCTATCGCCTTCCGGCGCCGAATGAGGCGCCCAACCCCGAGGCCGCGAAGCCTATAGCCGGCAGACCGCACGTCGACCCGGGCAGCCAGCGGGCGCGCATCATCGTGCTCTCGGTGACGGCGGGTGCGGTAGCGCTGGCTGCGGTGGCGTGGGCTTTCTCGGTGGCCAGAAGACGGCGAGAATCGGGGCAGCCGAAGTTGCGGCGCTAA